A window of the Dictyostelium discoideum AX4 chromosome 4 chromosome, whole genome shotgun sequence genome harbors these coding sequences:
- the spc25 gene encoding kinetochore protein Spc25 yields the protein MEGQQKLKTKNGQKKTKPKKKTSSTIIVQQDNYNNMENSGYNSQNDSEFDPSSSSSLSSSSSQQIVNNNQPLITNITTPPNNNNNNNNNNNNQILEDIYSDEYCENQMKCMEGFIKKWKDEYIGSIKGNVEHHQIELNNYTFQLSELKQERLFLQQYKESNQRTIELQIIQLQRINNEIESIEKNRHQLPIDLESKKLKYQEETQRILTLSSTIKSIEDQTIKQLLDLDYPLTLFKNYLGLEFQKLSNGDGLKLIFTKIDRNNHNREFTISITVDNLTDQYILVNCNPMISDLDQSIKKLNETGNFSFFVKSIRKQFVNKTIHK from the exons atggaaggtcaacaaaaattaaaaactaaaaatggacaaaaaaaaaccaaaccgaaaaaaaaaacatcatcaacaataatagtacaacaagataattataataatatggaAAATAGTGGATATAATTCACAAAATGATAGTGAATTCGAcccgtcatcatcatcttcattatcatcatcctcttctcaacaaattgtaaataataatcaacctTTAATAACGAATATAACAACACcacctaataataataataataataataataataataacaatcaaATTTTAGAAGATATTTATTCAGATGAATATTgtgaaaatcaaatgaaatgtATGGAAGGATTTATAAAGAAATGGAAGGATGAATATATTGGATCTATTAAGGGTAATGTTGAACATCACCAAATTGAATTGAATAATTATACATTTCAATTAAGTGAATTAAAACAAGAGAGATTATTTTTACAACAATATaaagaatcaaatcaaaGAACTATCGAATTACAAATCATTCAATTACAAcgtataaataatgaaattgaatcaattgaaaagaatAGACATCAATTACCAATAGATTTAgaatcaaagaaattaaaatatcaagaAGAAACTCAAAGAATTTTAACACTATCTTCAactattaaatcaattgaagatCAAActataaaacaattattagatttaGATTATCCATTaactctttttaaaaattatttaggtttagaatttcaaaaattatcaa atGGTGATggattgaaattaatatttacaaaGATTGATagaaataatcataatagagaatttacaatttcaatAACAGTTGATAATTTAACTGATCAATATATTCTGGTTAATTGTAATCCAATGATTTCAGATTTAGATCAGtcaataaagaaattgaatgaaactggtaatttttcattctttgtaaaatcaattagaaagcaatttgtaaataaaacaatacataaataa
- a CDS encoding BRCT domain-containing protein (Similar to ADP-ribose): MPPKRKLAGLDDEDSSQANNATVAIVTSTTSTTTKTSSSSVLTSNSSSNTSNNNKTNNDNNNNNNDDRCPIPMTSDSKQIYWQYQNSEFEWKDIKYNLLDSIEKVYQKTPKDSDEQIFDDIVIIFSEMKMYNSKDNAKTKKSIKRVFRQPIWSWEKARGEFKAFKPDISLKVESSFLKGLSKASINAERYINFSSFEQARFDDDTKTRRVRRNHIDVSDYHNPYWYFLHSHTQTTTPKITTKSWKEFDGSHDDINKAFKNLIEKGENTQIKISDDETICFLSMTLIKKGSDTVVVKIDNGPVLPLKKSYSQLSEQERKDMINKMLSGQTSDSGNNKKKKDNDSDDDDDDKSKKKQKTDSGNSGNYLPGELDVLKKDKPMKYILRPTRHLSGVSQADAHFRIAESQFYRLLTSGNSMKVTKVEYICNPTLTKKFNAKMEEYKSKKYEHSDPVFGFHGTAAKNIIPICTNNFSVPGGGSGVKHATDSGWYGKGIYFSEFTDYSIGYIKDCTKILLCKVLLGKAYKCSTLIHGKPCVTGYTSHLSPDEKELVIFHPDQILPVYIVHYQSGATAGTAVSGLNVAPTGVYGNFLSEYNQANLMPASNILNGKTISLLGTLSTVQYNIQNLITKHGGSFHSHTTNVNGCTQLVTTSSDYFNLGTKVQNANLNGVPIVNENWIYKTIISNKLKKVTSFSFNAPIKSKSKTEILKPIPLEQLEYDDDDEDDEDEDDSKKKKAPCKYGDKCYRKSADHFKEFSHSFLID, encoded by the exons atgcctccaaaaagaaaattagcAGGACTTGATGATGAAGACTCATCACAAGCAAACAATGCAACTGTTGCAATAGTTACCTCAACAACCTCCACAACCACAAAaacatcttcttcatcagtACTAACATCAAATTCTTCTTCAAatacttcaaataataataaaacaaataatgataataataataataataatgatgacaGATGTCCAATACCAATGACATCAGATTCTAAACAAATTTATTGGCAATATCAAAATTCAGAATTTGAATGGaaagatattaaatataatttattagattcaattgaaaaagtttATCAAAAAACACCAAAAGATAGTGATGAACAAATTTTTGATGATATAGTTATAATATTTAGTGAAATGAAAATGTACAATAGTAAAGATAATGCCAAAACCAAGAAATCAATAAAGAGAGTTTTTCGTCAACCAATTTGGAGCTGGGAAAAGGCAAGAGGTGAATTTAAAGCTTTCAAACCAGACATATCCTTAAAAGTGGAATCCTCCTTTTTAAAAGGTCTTTCAAAGGCTTCAATTAATGCTGAAAGATATATTAACTTTTCTTCATTCGAACAAGCTAGATTCGATGATGATACTAAAACTAGAAGAGTTAGAAGAAACCATATTGATGTTTCTGATTATCATAACCCATATTGGTATTTCTTACATTCACATACTCAAACTACAACTCCAAAAATTACTACAAAATCTTGGAAAGAATTTGATGGTTCACatgatgatattaataaag catttaagaatttaattgaaaaaggtgaaaatactcaaattaaaatatcagaTGATGAaacaatttgttttttatcaatgacattaattaaaaaaggtaGTGATACAGTAGTagttaaaattgataatggtcCAGTTTTACCATTAAAGAAATCATATTCACAATTATCAGAACAAGAGAGAAAGGATATGATTAATAAAATGTTATCAGGTCAAACAAGTGATAGTggcaacaacaaaaagaagaagGATAATgattctgatgatgatgatgatgataaatcaaaaaagaaacaaaaaactGATAGTGGTAATTCTGGAAATTATTTACCAGGTGAATTGGATGTTCTTAAAAAGGATAAACCAATGAAATATATTCTTAGACCAACTAGACATCTTAGTGGTGTTAGTCAAGCTGATGCTCATTTTAGAATTGCAGAGAGTCAATTCTATAGATTGTTGACATCAGGTAATTCAATGAAGGTGACAAAGGTTGAATACATTTGTAATCCAACACTTACAAAGAAATTCAATGCCAAAATGGAGGAATACAAATCTAAAAAGTATGAACATAGTGATCCTGTATTTGGTTTTCATGGCACTGCCGCAAAGAATATTATTCCCATTTGTACCAACAATTTCTCTGTGCcaggtggtggtagtggtgttAAACATGCCACTGATTCAGGTTGGTATGGTAAAGGTATTTATTTTAGCGAGTTTACAGACTACTCAATTGGTTACATCAAAGATTGTACAAAGATACTTTTATGCAAGGTTCTATTGGGTAAAGCTTACAAATGCTCCACTTTAATTCACGGTAAGCCTTGTGTCACTGGTTACACCTCTCATTTGTCACCTGATGAAAAGGAATTGGTTATCTTTCATCCAGATCAAATTTTACCAGTTTACATAGTTCATTATCAAAGTGGTGCAACTGCTGGTACTGCCGTTAGTGGTTTAAATGTTGCTCCAACAGGTGTGTATGGTAACTTTTTATCAGAATATAATCAAGCTAATTTAATGCCAGCTTCAAATATTCTTAATGGAAAGACCATTAGTTTATTGGGTACCTTGAGTACTGTACAatataatattcaaaatttaattacaaaaCATGGTGGTTCTTTCCATTCTCATACTACCAATGTAAATGGTTGTACTCAACTTGTAACAACTTCATCTGACTATTTCAATTTAGGTACAAAAGTTCAAAATGCCAACCTAAATGGTGTACCAATAGTTAATGAAAATTGGATTTATAAAACtatcatttcaaataaactaaaaaaagttacttcttttagttttaatgcaccaataaaatcaaaatcta AAactgaaattttaaaaccaataCCATTAGAACAATTagaatatgatgatgatgatgaagatgatgaagacgAAGATGattcaaagaaaaagaaagcaCCTTGTAAATATGGTGATAAATGTTATCGTAAATCAGCTGATCactttaaagaattttcacATTCATTcttaattgattaa